The Haliotis asinina isolate JCU_RB_2024 chromosome 2, JCU_Hal_asi_v2, whole genome shotgun sequence genomic interval TGTAAGTAACAATTGCATTTATTAGTACGTACGTAGATTTGTACGATGATCAGAAAAATTGCTAAATACCTTTGGCACTTGAAAAATAATTAGTTTGTTGACCACGACGTTTACAAGGAGTCAGGGGTGATAGCCGGGAATGTCCTTCTTCTGCGTCACTGTCGCCATCCTTGGCGAATCGGAAAAATAAGAAATAAATGCTGGAATGTATTGTCCTCaataatgaaagaaatgatctACTTGCAACGAAATTGTTTTGCTCACTTTTGAGTTTATAGTTATGCTGCAGTCTGTATCCTGTACTGTTGATTCAGAAAATGTGATTCTTTATAACGGCTAGCTCGCTCTTTTTTTCAAATCGATGTAAGGTATACACTAGATGtttctgtttatattttaatgGATAGGGTTTCAGTTGGTTAACGTTTCCGACACACTGAACCGCTTTTGAACATGCACTTGTGGACAATAATAAAATTGTTACTTTCTAAAACAGAGATTAACACAAACTGACAATCTATCTCAAATTATTGCATGAACTCTTGTTGCCTTACCTCATAGTCATTCTCTTGCTCATATGAATTTTCAGCTGCAATGTAGAAGAATGCAATTATGTGTCAAAccagaaaagaagaaaaatgttCCAGCTGTCAAAAACATCCTCCTACTTTTAGGGCTGTTCAGCAATCGGGAACACGTGGCAGTTTCATCACTGCAGCCATGTTAGACCCTGATTTTTGGTGTAATGGGGAAacttttaacatgtttctaCGTTACCATCTTTGAGATCATGAACATTGCGGGTTCCATATAACGTCAGAAAGTCCAAGACACCTGTCAATGCATCCACAATGTGTTTGTCCTTAGCAAGTCCTTCTCTGTAAATGGCTGCTTTCTCGGGGTCCATTATAACTGGACGTCTCTGATCCGGAAGTGACCCTTTGCCTACAACCTTTTTGATTGGTGCCAATTCTCTGGGTCTGTTATGCTTAGTACCGGGGGCCTGTCTTTGTTTCATTTCCTCGACAAATATGACCCGACCCTTCTGAAAAACACCAAAGAAGACAAGTAACTGTTGCTCTGAGATGTATTTAGCATGTTCACCACCACCTTTGTTGGTTTGGGATGTTACGTTTCTTTCAATGTTTGATCAAGATTTGGGGGGAATATATTGACCATACCCTATGTCAGAGTCGACTAAATGTGTGATTTCATAACGTCATTTGGATGTAGAAACCCTGATGAAACAACCTGGGAGTAATGTCTGTATAATAACACTGTGGATAGTACCTTTCTGGGTTCGCCGAGTTTCATGGCTGATTTGACGTCTTGTGACTGATCGTCCCCGAACAGTCTCTGTGTGAGGAGTTGACTCACCCGGGCTGTGATCTGCTTCTTGGTCTGGACGAAAAAGGCAACAGGAAATAGAAGTATGCACAGATATGTCAGGGAACATTTTGAAGGTGCACAGAAACAGATTAACAAAAGATAAGCACACGTGTAACCGAAACGGAAAAGGCAAAGTTCAATAGAAGGTAATATAATTACAAACTATGTATACAGATGAGTCAGGGAACACATTCGAAGGGGCACAGAAACAGATCAACAAAAGATAAGCACAGTTTgacaaaaatataattataattatataatataattacaAACTATAATATAATGCATCACGCAACATATCCTATACAGTCAACAACGCCATAGAGCATGTAATACATTAATACGCTACAGATAGCATAATCGGTTTGGTTGTAGTGATTCAACAGATTGAGGGCATGTCAACATGTTGCACAAAACACATCGTCGACAGTGTCGAAAACACGGGACGCTTTCAACGAATGTGCGATGTCACAAATATTGAAAAGACTTGCATTACCTTGTCATCATCGTCGTATTCTGACTCACACATCCGGTCCTCCTTAAACTTCACACATGCTTCGTCCTTGCCCTGAGATGAACGCACAAACACAATGTCAGAGTAATTCGTAATGGACATAAACATCGCATGTCATTGTAAAAGCACTATGTTTTACCTGAATTCATTATCACCCTTGTCATATTTACCTTCTGTCTGACCTTGTCCTTGAGTCGGTTGATGGAATTCTTTCTCTTCGTTTcatcttcaactgtcacctccTGTGTTGACGTTTCAATAGCTGACGACTGGTGTAATTTGTGGACAGTGTTAATTCTTCACAGAGAATGATGAGTGAAAAATATACAGTGATGCATGTTGAACATTTCACTTTTATGgcatgtgtatcacatggtcAGTTGTAAGATGCATCTTTAACATTTTCGCAAACTTTTGAATTGAGAAAATATCAGTAATCCACTTATATTATATTGTACCATGCTTTTCAGATTTAGGCCTTCAGGGCGGCGTTTCTGGTATTCGAGAGTATGTATTCTCTACCTTTGACTTTACAGAAAACATACTGCTTCTGTCTCTCACCTGCTTTCATCGGTTAGTATTGGTATTCAGGATGAAGATGTTGAATTAAGCGATTAAttaatgtcatgtttatgtcGACATACCTGTTCATCGTCGGCAGCCTCACTAACAACCTGTATGTCTGGATATGATGATTTTCCGTCTAACTCGGCATCAAGTCTTTCGAATTCCTTAAATGGACACAGATAACATTCAAACAGTGTTATTTTCAAGATTCTGACATGCATTTCTaaagaaaaatacaaacaaacatatgaaTAACAAGTGTCAATATCTGATGAAACCTTCGTCAACTGCAATGACATCCCTGAATCTCCTCCATACTGACTGCACGAGATGTTGAACTTGACGTTGGCGTATTGCGTTCCATTTTTAATGAAGGCCTTGTtccaatacatcaaaattttGTACTAGAAGATTGCCCGTGGGGTCTTCTGTGGCCCGTAATGTCCAAAAACGTCCCTGTGGGACTGCTGTCTCATGGGAACTAATCATCGGCGTGGTCAGACATCGTCGTCCACGAAGACATTGTGTTCAGAGGAAGGTAATGGAAATATGGAACAACAACCCCGACTACTATGTAAGCAATGTTCACTCGGAACTCATCGGATCGTATTATGGGAAACGTACATTCAAGTGAGCGGCACCCTCACATCGTCAATGATCTCCACCAAGGGGTCTTTGTCTCAAGGTATTTCGTTGGGCATATGCAGTGTTTCCTCCACGCCATATCAAGCTCGGCCATCAGTTATGACCAAAGGATCGAAAATAGATAAATCTATGTTTGTGGTTAGAAGATATATGTGGTCAGACTGAGCAGCTTGTTTATGGCGTATTATAATGTCCCGACGATCTCAAATTCACAAAAAACAGGCACATGAAAAGATAATCACACCAAGTCAAACACAGCGAACATCTACAAGCAAAAGAAACTTACAAATATTTGTTCAGCTGTCTGTTTCGCTCTCTCCTCATCCCAGAATCCTTCGTCCTCCAGCATACCCTCAAGGCGCTTCTTCTTCATGTACTGTTCCATGTATTGGTCCCGCGCTTGGTCGTCTGTGTCTTTATCCTCTCCTTCCTCCTCATCCCTGGGTTCCTGCACCTTTTTCTGCTTGCGTCGGGCAAGTTTTTTGAAGTTGCCAGGTTTTGTGCTGCCTCGATGCTCCTCCCTTCCTGTCTTTTGCTCGTACATGAGTCTCGTGACGATAGGACCTTGGCGAGGTTGTGCCAGTTCCAGCTATAACGACAGTCAGCTGAGCGATCAAAAGCATATTTGACGTGGACTTTCGGTCAAGGCGTCAAAACTGATTCCTGACTCTCATTTGTCCAAGTTATCAATATCTGCCCTGGCATACACCTTTGGTCATAGGATAGAATCCGAGATTGGCCCTGATAATATTTCTAGATTGGCCAGCACCATAGCTCCGTAAATGTTTGGTGATCATTCAAGGTTCATCTCGTGTGACTCTTAAACATATTATTGATAACGGGGTTTAATCAAGATACTCTTATACTGCCCAGACGTTATGCTGGATAGCTGTCTAAATTTACAAAGGCGAGCGTGTTGATAAGTCCAATTCTTCGCCCTTAGAAGGATAGTTACACCTACTATCATGTCATCTCTCTCCTTTTTCCGGCGAAGTCTCGCTTGGTGTATCTCTGCTCTGACGGGATCAGCCTCCCATGATTCAATGCTCTCTTCAGAGCATGTAGACCAATAGTCACTCTCAACCAACTCCTTCACCTAGTTATAcatatgttttcaaatgttatcaaaacgaagatatttatgacatcacaaatacATTGTAGACATAGTTCCACAGTAATGTACAGGTAGAACTGAGCAGTGTGTGACTTCCCTAAATATATTCAgcagaaattatgcatgttgTAGTGTCTGTGTACCTTCTTTCCATTTGGAAGTTTCCTCTCATTGATGTACTTCCTCGTCTTCTTCTCCCGTCTCTTCTTCACTTGTCGACCGTCCTCAGTTAGTGTGTAGATCTGGTTAAGGTATACATGATTATATGGAGCATACGCATAGAGCAGTCACAATAGAGCAACGGTGGGGAGTATAGTAATGATCACGTATATGTTCACTGACAGCCTCATCTCATTTACCACCCAACACAGGGCCCTTAGTTTACCTACCGTTTCATCACCAGAATCATCCGAGTCCATAGGTATCTCTTCCTGAAAGATACATTGAATACCATGTTACCACTGTGTGTTAAGTTCAAAGTGTACAACGCAATGAATACGTGTACACTTAAAGAGTACCCTTATAAAGATATAACTCAGTATGTGGCAAGAGTGTAAAAATACAATTGTACCTCACGAACAAGGTCGCCCATGTCATCGTAGATCTTTCTAAATTTCTTTCCTAATTTCCTCGGTGTAGTGGGTCTTTTGTTCCAGAGGATTGACttgtcatctgtttcctccaAGGTGGTGGTGTTGGACTGTGTGCTATAGCAGGAGTCGGAGTCCGAGACGCTGTCCAGGTCACTGACGGGGAGACCTCCTGTAACACCACACGTGTCCCCAGCGATAAACGTATATTGTTTTATTACATCCAAAATAAGTGTGAAACGTATGAATGTATCTGAGGATCAGATTAGATGGAGATCTGGTAAGGTGGAGCATGTGAGTGGAGAATATCAATATCTGTGTAAGATGGGCATGTAAACACCATACGTCACCATACGTATACTGGTAGAATGGGGCTCCATGGAGCATATGCCTCTACTCCAGCATATGCCTCTATGTTTCGCAGAGGGCCTGGACAGTGTGCCTCACACATACTTTGTATTCTATCCCGTCTCTGAAGTCTCCGTCTTCGCCTCTCTTCTTTCCTCTGCTCTCGTCTCTCcaatcttttcttttctttttcccTCTTCTTTCTCCTCTTACAGACGAAGATTATTATGATGATGACAATagcgacgatgatgatgacaataatCGCCACAACAACCCCGATAATTGGCAGGACGGTGGCACTAAGtgcatcatcatcgtcatcatcaggGACAACAGCTGCAACATAGCACAACAGACTGCAGCACCACGTCATCACCaaaggaaaaaaacaacaatcacattgaaTTACACATGACgtaatattttgaagaaaatgtcCACGGTATTCTCGGGGTAGAATCCAGTAGATTGAAGACATTTATCATTTAACTGAGATAGGTGTACAAATAGAAAACGTCACTGAGAAAAACAGTGATGTGGATAAATCACTCACAGCCATTACATGGAGTCTCCATGCAAGTTTCTCAATACTGATGACGTTATACTTACGACaggtttctgaaaataaatgaaaaatattacaatGCTAATACAGGTATTGATTCGAATTCAGAATAAAGACATGAAAATTAACCTGATGATCGAATAATCTCGCTATTCGACAATTACAAATGAACATTCCGCGTCACAGTCAAGGTGCTGATGTTATATTACTCAAATGTGTCATGTGTCAATGTCTCCTCAAGTAAGCTTCTCCGATGTTTACTGATTATGCTCTGACAgcttagagagagagagagagaataacTGCTGTTACATGTAAAGTTATGTGGATCATGGCACTGCCACTTTACCTTTGCCAAATGTAAAGGCTTCACCACCAGTTGCAGAAGTGGATGACTGATTTTCGTCGCATTGCAATGGTCTTTGTGAGAAGCTGATAGTAGATGCGGATGTCGATTCCTTTACGACCTACACAGATGCATGTCGACATTACAATTGTCTAACGAAACTATATCATTGGCGCATAGTCATCAACTCTATCTGTCGCCAGCACATCACGTGTATACTTGAAAAAACAGCCGACACGTAGGCTTTACAATACATGTCCTCACAAAGAAATATGAATAAGATACATCATTTCAGGGATTCGTCCTCGTTCATTATTTTGTCACCCGAGAgaatgatttgtttgattggcattactagaagctggtaagtgataagagggtaagattctttatggataacaacttcttttattgtatatgatggtgtttcggtatggattcatataccgttgtcaagcaagagtgacaacggtataaggatccataccgaaacgtcgcatcatatgcaataaagaagttgttatccataaataatcttaccctcttatcactCGAGAGAATATGTCAGACTCAGATTTTGAATATACCATAAAAAAAGGATAAATCGGGATGGCCTCTGCCCGTCAAACGTGACAAGAGATTGCATCCAAGGACCTCCGTTCAGTGTCTACAGACATGGGTTGGTGATGGCGAAACATGCTAATGAGTATGTTTTGCTATACCAATTTCAGTTAAATGGTTTTCGCACACATGCATGGTGTTACGATGTACTTACAATGCATATAAATCTCTGTTCCAGATCTGGGTTGATGAGCGTGACGTAGGACTGGCTGTTGATTGTGTCTGTTCTGTTCATCAAACACCTCACCGGGTTTGTTGCTGTGACAACATGTACACGTTACGGTAGATGTTAATTCTCATGATTCAGAAATCGTTGATGATAATTTTGCATCGAATTTAATCCCTATTCAATGCTAATTCAGCGAAACAAGATCACTAGAAGCGAACCATCCTTGCCTATAATTTGAACTTAAACCCGATATTTTACTCAATTTCGAACAATGTATTACAGCTGAGATGGATGGGCATAACTTACTGGACGTGAGTTCTTTCGATTTATTGTTTaacttcacacacaaaacaaaaacgtcATAACCGTCAATAAAGAATATTTACAGTTCCGCGGACAACGACTTTCTCAAGTCGAAAAATTACAGACACTAATTTGCAGTAGAGATTATTATATTTCATAACTGGAAGTAATCCCCACACTTTGTTTCACGAAGCAGCACATGTTGGGGTGAAATCACGGAATATGAAACAGTAAACTCTGTGAATTACTTTAAAACTGTTACTATGAACAACTAATAACGCACTAATTTGCCAAACAGGTCTCGTTCCACCCTGCCAAGTATACCTACATATATCTACACCTACCGTAGTATAAGGGTATGGCACAGCCTGTGCAGCTGCAGGGGGTGCTGTCGTTCTTCTGTACTGATGTCGAGCTACTGCAGCCGGTCAGCGACGCCGGACATGCAGTGGAGGGGGTAATTACAGTCAGTAGACCTTGCAGCTCCTCCGGGCAGGCCACGCCCACACTGCCGAGAACAGCTGTAGATGGGGTCAGGAAAGGTAGGAAACATGAGTCTGTGCACAGTTATAACTAGTATTCAGAAAGGTATTATAAAGGTATTCAGAGAGAGAGTAGACTTGAGGAGGATTTAAACAGATTTTTGGCGGCTAGAAACAAATTATCTTCCGTTGTGAAAGAAAAAAAGCGTCTGTATCTGGACAATATAGTGAGATTGCTAACTGACAATCTGTTCAATAGTAAATCTTTTtggaatatatttaaaaaattttCAGTATCGGTGGTAGTCCATCCTAATATATCTTTGCAAGAGTGGTAatagtatttcagtaatatgtatAAGGACGCGTCGGGTTTGCGAGATCCAAATACAAGTTACATGGGTGATTATCAGCCTACGGATAGTAATGTTACAACAATTCTGGATTTTCCCATAACAGCAGATGAGGTTACCAAACCAATAGTACTCTCAAGTGCTCTAAATCTGCTGGTGATGATAAGTCAATCGCTGAATTCTTTAAATATTCTTCTGACATTCTTGTTCCGTATTCATTATTTATTCAACATGATTTTTGAGAACGGGGTGTTTCCTGCTCAATGGTGGGTCGGTCTTATTGCCCCTATTCATTAAATGCGAGATCGAGATTCAGTTTCAAATTATAGAGGACTTACTGTCCTCAGTGTATTTAGTAAATTGTACATACCAGGTATCAACGACAGACTTGGAGAGAAGCTCATGTTAAAATATCCGAAGCACAGGCAGGGTTTAGAACAGGGTACTCAACTGTCGACAATATGTTCATTCTCCACCCTATTAAACAGAGGATTCTAGCAAAAAAGGGTACATTTTATGCTTTCTTCGTCGACTTCTCGAAAGCATTTGATTTGGTTAATAGATCGAAATTAGGGTTAGTTTTGCAACAGAAAGGATTAACACCCAAGATGTTAGGCTGCATTAACTCCGTCTAAACATGTAATTGTGTTAAATCTTGtgttaatgttaataattcttTTTCACAGTTGTTTGACTGTAATGCTGGAGTTCGCCAAGGCTTTGCCTTGTGCCCTTTcttggtttttgtttttatttttataaatgatCTAGCCGATAGTATTGAAACGTTGTGCTACCCGGGTATCCAGCTACATCCAGAATTAACTCAGTTGTGTCTCCTTCTATTTGCGGATGAGTTATTCCATTATCTGACACCATTTATGGGCTACAAAAACGCATCAATGGCCTTGAACAGCACTGCAAGGAATATCAGCTacatgtcaatgtatataaatcCAAAATTGTGTTAAAAAATGGTGCACCCTTGCTAAGCACGAAAAATGGTATTTAGGAGGTGAGCTAATTGACTGGGTTTCATCATATTGATATCTAGGAATAGtcatttcacaaacattgtcatggCACAAACACTTTGAGATCTCTATTTTACAATCCAAAAAGACTTTGGTATTTTGAAAAAGTTCATCAAGGTTTGAACATATGAGATGTGATGCTTTCTTAAGATTGTTTTAGACTAAAGTAATGCCTATTTTGCTTTATGGTGCAGAAGTATGGGGTCTAGACTGTGACAGTAATTCAACTATCGACACAATTCATACCCTAGCCTGTAATTATTATCTCGGTGTTTAATTGTGTTCTCCCAATCACGTTGTATGTGGCGAAATCGGGAGATATCCCATGTATATCTTTGCATACAAACGTTAACGCTGTATTATGTATTGGTAGAAACTGTTACACATGCCTTCTACACGTTTTCCTAAGAAATgttacaatgtgtgtgtgtgtgtgtgtgtgtttagtatgtatgtatgtatgtatgtatgtatgtatgtatgtatgtatgtatgtatgtatgtatgtatgtatgtatgtatgtatgtatgtatgtatgtataccaaTATATCAATACCAACGAGGACGTTGAAACAATAGGAAGGCTTATACTACCTTCACTGACGAAAACATGGTATCTATGTTCCGGGTAGGGCGTGGGCAGGTCACACACGTTGTTGAGGTAATCAGCACTTATAGCGGCTTCAGTGATGTACTTCATGAGGAACGGAGCTGTCGCCGGACCTCCAAACACAATCATGGAATATTTGtcatttgtttgatatttaacgccacacacaGCAGCAATCCAAGTATATATGATCTACCCGATTCATTGTTTACGACAAGCGTTGGCTGCTAAGGGCCAATAAGGGCCGAAAAGCGGTAAAACATGCATTGGATAATGGACTGACGCACAAGAGCTCGAGAGTGTACACTTTACATTAGTTTTTCAAAGAAAGAACCACGCGGTCGTTAATAATATTATTGTTACTTACAAATACACAATGTGTGCGTGATTGAAAAATGCAGAGCTGACTCAAGTATGTTTATCGGTACTAAGTGAGTAAACTGCCTTTCAGTGAATGACTTCTTGTATCATCTGCGGACAAAATGAGTGACAGACCAGCATAAGAGTTTAACTTCATTTCTGTTGCACTTAATACATTTGTTGAGAAACTACAATTACTCGTAAATCTGCAAATCCTTTCCTGACGGTGCTAGCAGAAGCAGCCTTTTAGACATGGCAAAATGTCTTATGTGGAATCGATGTTTGTTGCGTATCTCAAATACACACATGGAGTACATGTATAGTTGTCACGTTGAAAGGATATATGTGTTTGCAGTCAGATTACCTATGCttagaaacatgcattttaATGTTTAAAGTTCTTAAACAGTAGGCACGGGTGTTACCTGTTACTGTTGCCTGTACAAATGTGGCGACATTTTCAGTTGAAAAGAAGTGAAGGCAGGTGAAGGCGTACTGTAGACCGGCACCCTCCAACGCGCCAACGTTGCTCCTGTCGGAGATCAAAGCAGCATTAATTTCTTTTCCGTGACTTTATTGAACCAATGCATTTTGACCCAAATTGTCTATCCACCGATTACTCAGAAAACAGTCGCAAGAGTGATGGTTAAAGAGACAAAATACAATTTGGCAACGTTACGAAACAGCAGAAACTCAAACTAACATCCGTCATGTGAGTCAGGGAAGGAACGTTATCCCACTGCCTGCAATACGTGGGTCACGTCACACTGGACCTCAGGTTAACAATTGGGTTAATTGCTACTTgtttaatccccaatcatgatTTACATCGCCTTTGAAAAATAAACCACTAATAAACTGGATCTCCCACATTACGGCTTTCATAATGAAAGAAACGACGATTCGTGAACATCCACAGGCATCAACGTAGGAAGCAGACAGATGCTTGGGGTTTTTCTTATCTTGAATTGAAAGTATGCCAGTTTCATACTCTACCTCAGATTACACACGAGAACAAGCGCATGGTATTGGGAATCACTGGTCCAACAGGAGTTCGTGGACGATATACAGCAGTTATAATTATTACACAAGTACCCTGAACTTTGGAAGATGTGACGCGTGTGAGGCAGTGAACACACAAGAGGTTTACTTACTGTATAACATATCTACTGCCATCGGTGGCAATGCAGTTGTATGTTGACGTAAGAGTATTCTGAAGTAGAGGGCCTCCTTCAAATGTAAAACCAATGACACGCGAGTCTTGAAAAGTCAGTCTCTCGTTATTTTTGGACAAATACCAGTTACCTTGTATAGGGAAGTTACACTGGCAATCTGTGAAAAGAAGCATTATCAATATTAGTTTTGAGGAATGTTCGTTATAAAATGATGACTTTAaacaacaatgagtgagtgcgAGTGTTCGACAGTGTTTGAGAGTATTTCCGTGACATCACTGTCTGTCAGGTTGATGTGGAATGGAAGTAGACAGTGATGTCGCTGCTACCAACAGATATGTTGTCTACAAATCAATAAACTAATCTGTTCGGAGAGTATGGAAATACCTAATTGTAGGTAACGGTGTCACCTGAACTATCCTGCacgctgtctaaaccagattatgtCTTCAGTCCCaacgagtgccggtttagacagcttgcaCTGTAGTTTTGTTCCTACAAGGCTATAAACACATTGTTTTCGTGTTTGATGTAGCTGTCTTCGACGGGCAGATATCTAGACGAAAGCAGTCGTataaataatatcatatcaaaggGCAGTCCTCTTAATGTTTCTTGGAATTTATAACAGTGAAAGACATTGTTGTGGCAAGGACTGCATAGAACGCAAATAGACAGACATTCCCAAAACTTTCTAAATGCAAATTGCGGACATGACATTACGTGATTTGATATAAACAGTCATCTCATACAAAGAGTGACGATCACCTACCCGATTCTTGAACAAAAAGGAGGATGCCCAACAAGAATACCTCACACACTAGCATCTTCATCTCTATTATCTTGTCATTTCAAGACAACGAGTTCATTCCTCCCTGAACAGTCACAATCAAGAGACCACACACCTATGGCAAATTTCCCTACTAGGTTAAAAGTCACAACACTCTATGTCACATAATGTATCTCCGACAACGACCTATAACATGGCACTAACCCCGAGTTAAACGTTTTGTATGACTGTGAAATGTGTATAACCTGTAGCGGGACATATGCAAGCGAGGTTTTTGTGAGGAAGGCCGTGTATGTCAAAAGGGCGATTCACGGGTAGATATGTAAGGAGGCTTTTCTGCCATTGACGACCCTATTTCAAATTAATGTTGGTGGTTTGGTGTATGAATGAAAGCATTAGTATTTAGGGCTTGGAACGCTTGTGTTGCATATTTGTATCAACCCTTGAACTGACGGAGAGGGTCACAATTCACAGGTCTTTTGGTCTTCTTGAAACATGATGATATGTTCCATGCACGTGTTTGAACATAAtatgccttaaaaatatttctctggAATGATTTATCGTGGCTATGGTATATACCTATATgtcatgatggtgatgatgggaAATGTTACGCCTTGATCGTGGCGATAGTGCAAAATTACATGGCCGCGGtggtataaaattatctttaattCCACTTCAGCATCTCGAATGACTCCTGTCAGTCGACCATCTGCTCCAAATCCCATTTGACTCCGATTCCAACTAGAGTTATCCTTCTTGGAAGTGCTGTACTCTACTGGGACAATTGACGTGACTGTAACACGCCATCCAAGGAACAAAATGTTGTTCAATCTTCAAATCGTGTTGAGTTTATTGACAGAAGGTTTTCCTAGAAGCATTCGTGGGACAGTTGTCCTTTAGATTTCTGAaccttttaaaacatttttccaAACAAAATGACAGGTTTTGGCCATTGTGTTTCAACACTACACCGCCACCCGTCACTAGACAGACGTCAGTCGTGAATGAACGATGTTCCGGGGCACTGATTTGATCAATAACGTTTTAGCTGTTATTAAGTTCAATGATATTGTATTTAAAACATCAGTATTATCTTATAAACAAATGTTAATACATTattcaataaaatatgtgtttgttgtattttaaagCGATTTTACGAGGAACTACTTTCCATAGTGTGGTTATGTCATTACCGCTGGATAAAGTAGGGTTGATACGTGCATGAATAAGAATCAGCTATTTGAGGCCACACGTTCTGTCTCCGGGTGGCTTTCTTTCGTGGTTTTTCTCTTTAAAATCACATTATGAAAAATAGATGTAGAATATCCAACTCTGTGCGAGTGATTTCGGGAAATATGCCTCAGTTAAAGTAATGCTTAGTGCCTCGCCAAGGTTGGGCAGTGTCTATATTCTTTCAGCCTGGGCATATTTCCCGTAATTACTCGTACCGAGTTGGTTATTCTCTAAATGTGATGCAGTTCCCTATTTATGTCATGTATATCTATATTTTACGTGTTACACTCTGACATTGTAAGTTCCAATTGTAGATAAGACACAGTCCCGAATAACGTACATTTGTGCCTTACTGATAATTGTAAGCTCAATATTGAAATTTGTTACTTTGGAACTTTTATGTTGTTGACACTATAATGTATGTTTTATAATACTTTGAAAGGGGACGGGATATTCGTTGAGT includes:
- the LOC137272106 gene encoding uncharacterized protein, producing MGFGADGRLTGVIRDAEVELKIILYHRGHIIEMKMLVCEVFLLGILLFVQESDCQCNFPIQGNWYLSKNNERLTFQDSRVIGFTFEGGPLLQNTLTSTYNCIATDGSRYVIQSNVGALEGAGLQYAFTCLHFFSTENVATFVQATVTGPATAPFLMKYITEAAISADYLNNVCDLPTPYPEHRYHVFVSEAVLGSVGVACPEELQGLLTVITPSTACPASLTGCSSSTSVQKNDSTPCSCTGCAIPLYYATNPVRCLMNRTDTINSQSYVTLINPDLEQRFICIVVKESTSASTISFSQRPLQCDENQSSTSATGGEAFTFGKAVVPDDDDDDALSATVLPIIGVVVAIIVIIIVAIVIIIIIFVCKRRKKREKEKKRLERREQRKEERRRRRLQRRDRIQRGLPVSDLDSVSDSDSCYSTQSNTTTLEETDDKSILWNKRPTTPRKLGKKFRKIYDDMGDLVREEEIPMDSDDSGDETIYTLTEDGRQVKKRREKKTRKYINERKLPNGKKVKELVESDYWSTCSEESIESWEADPVRAEIHQARLRRKKERDDMILELAQPRQGPIVTRLMYEQKTGREEHRGSTKPGNFKKLARRKQKKVQEPRDEEEGEDKDTDDQARDQYMEQYMKKKRLEGMLEDEGFWDEERAKQTAEQIFEFERLDAELDGKSSYPDIQVVSEAADDEQQSSAIETSTQEVTVEDETKRKNSINRLKDKVRQKGKDEACVKFKEDRMCESEYDDDDKTKKQITARVSQLLTQRLFGDDQSQDVKSAMKLGEPRKKGRVIFVEEMKQRQAPGTKHNRPRELAPIKKVVGKGSLPDQRRPVIMDPEKAAIYREGLAKDKHIVDALTAENSYEQENDYEDGDSDAEEGHSRLSPLTPCKRRGQQTNYFSSAKGHTREAWGHDGLSPRSVHKGKPTVPYTVSAPKFHSYLNFLHGHGSTDRPGHLTDRDASYCRGIRAPKRMTMDDARLRRLLEELYKDKKYMDTIIDAEESNDDEKVKQLATHGREYLLQMALYWEEKGPLPQRPSVTTLGFKLERSKSAFIQDDSDTQRPSIARHKTVG